One window of Athalia rosae chromosome 2, iyAthRosa1.1, whole genome shotgun sequence genomic DNA carries:
- the LOC105685741 gene encoding protein BCCIP homolog isoform X2, whose amino-acid sequence MAAPTKKRELQPKSDNLHENDEENSSSNNESDVEDENAALTNQDMEIQVDFEGRNPQDPDFDGIKTLLQQLFLKAHLDLGALTNLIISQNYVGSVVKQSANDAEDSDEEDNAIDVFGITTVVNISDRQNQPCVKQLRDLLKVLSEEHATDATNTMIRNVLENDAAPLGLLINERFINIPAQISVPLLENLLSEVKRAKEKKMPFNFSYYILICKLYKTENSKTKVESKKTNKNKDSSQAEVLWSNLEEEIFAEEADCEFEFSVEKDSDSGLAGSWTEGDSEMTPYRKVLLFEASKLPSIIEKIKLHV is encoded by the exons ATGGCTGCGCCGACAAAAAAACGTGAATTGCAACCTAAAAGTGATAATCTTcatgaaaatgacgaagaaaatagTTCTTCGAATAACGAGAGTGACGTTGAAGATGAAAATGCAGCATTGACGAACCAG gaTATGGAAATCCAAGTAGATTTTGAGGGTCGGAATCCCCAAGATCCTGACTTCGATGGCATTAAAACGCTGCTACAACAATTGTTTCTAAAAGCTCACCTTGATCTGGGGGCACTTACCAACTTAATTATTTCACAAAATTATGTTGGATCTGTTGTTAAGCAATCAGCCAACGATGCGGAAGATTCTGACGAAGAAGACAATGCTATTGACGTCTTTGGAATAACAACAGTTGTTAACATATCTGACAGACAG AACCAACCTTGTGTGAAACAGTTGAGGGATTTACTGAAAGTGCTTTCAGAAGAGCATGCGACCGACGCTACCAACACTATGATTAGAAATGTTCTTGAAAATGATGCTGCTCCATTGGGTCTCTTGATTAATGAAAGATTTATCAATATTCCGGCTCAAATATCCGTACCTCTGTTAGAGAACTTATTATCAGAAGTAAAACGAGccaaggaaaagaaaatgccATTTAACTTCTCTTATTACATCCTAATATGTAAACTCTACaaaacggaaaattcgaagacgaaagtggaatcaaaaaaaactaacaagaATAAGGATAGTTCGCAGGCCGAGGTGTTGTGGAGTAACCTAGAAGAAGAGATATTCGCTGAAGAAGCAGACTGtgagtttgaattttctgTTGAAAAAGACTCTGATAGTGGCTTAGCAGGAAGTTGGACGGAAGGTGACAGCGAAATGACACCATATAGGAAAGTCTTACTTTTTGAAGCCTCCAAACTTCCGTCAATTatcgagaagataaaattacATGTCTAG
- the LOC105685741 gene encoding protein BCCIP homolog isoform X1: MAAPTKKRELQPKSDNLHENDEENSSSNNESDVEDENAALTNQDMEIQVDFEGRNPQDPDFDGIKTLLQQLFLKAHLDLGALTNLIISQNYVGSVVKQSANDAEDSDEEDNAIDVFGITTVVNISDRQVTHNQPCVKQLRDLLKVLSEEHATDATNTMIRNVLENDAAPLGLLINERFINIPAQISVPLLENLLSEVKRAKEKKMPFNFSYYILICKLYKTENSKTKVESKKTNKNKDSSQAEVLWSNLEEEIFAEEADCEFEFSVEKDSDSGLAGSWTEGDSEMTPYRKVLLFEASKLPSIIEKIKLHV, encoded by the exons ATGGCTGCGCCGACAAAAAAACGTGAATTGCAACCTAAAAGTGATAATCTTcatgaaaatgacgaagaaaatagTTCTTCGAATAACGAGAGTGACGTTGAAGATGAAAATGCAGCATTGACGAACCAG gaTATGGAAATCCAAGTAGATTTTGAGGGTCGGAATCCCCAAGATCCTGACTTCGATGGCATTAAAACGCTGCTACAACAATTGTTTCTAAAAGCTCACCTTGATCTGGGGGCACTTACCAACTTAATTATTTCACAAAATTATGTTGGATCTGTTGTTAAGCAATCAGCCAACGATGCGGAAGATTCTGACGAAGAAGACAATGCTATTGACGTCTTTGGAATAACAACAGTTGTTAACATATCTGACAGACAGGTAACGCAT AACCAACCTTGTGTGAAACAGTTGAGGGATTTACTGAAAGTGCTTTCAGAAGAGCATGCGACCGACGCTACCAACACTATGATTAGAAATGTTCTTGAAAATGATGCTGCTCCATTGGGTCTCTTGATTAATGAAAGATTTATCAATATTCCGGCTCAAATATCCGTACCTCTGTTAGAGAACTTATTATCAGAAGTAAAACGAGccaaggaaaagaaaatgccATTTAACTTCTCTTATTACATCCTAATATGTAAACTCTACaaaacggaaaattcgaagacgaaagtggaatcaaaaaaaactaacaagaATAAGGATAGTTCGCAGGCCGAGGTGTTGTGGAGTAACCTAGAAGAAGAGATATTCGCTGAAGAAGCAGACTGtgagtttgaattttctgTTGAAAAAGACTCTGATAGTGGCTTAGCAGGAAGTTGGACGGAAGGTGACAGCGAAATGACACCATATAGGAAAGTCTTACTTTTTGAAGCCTCCAAACTTCCGTCAATTatcgagaagataaaattacATGTCTAG
- the LOC105685731 gene encoding shootin-1, which produces MNKTQLEIVLASEPPRSGSTPGAGQQQSTITSHSHIPLPKASPTSKVLDRYPPARNRDVHQDHINNRGNNGGNLRISPLGNRTTTTTSVALHRASFERGESNPGIQQFRSRNNSSNSNNEFNKNTQDEKTTLWRTNSNEGKRVESIRSSLELNNDKKILNRSNSFMESKWKTKYEDSEKRRKLLLQKNESTLKDHADLEKKYNQLQRQNNTLQTQVQDREEKLHKLRTVSEAVCKEYGQLKRQYDVETGAMHKAMQQATQWYKQNRELKRKSQVLAQKFLQVNPDGIIDIDISDEVDSNSDDAEQLRETVRELSEEVARLQTELNFAKLQEFEAQEQVTLLSAQLEEERTRKEEGEEKMRDFQKQRENMERVTRLVADEVQSLKEQCEKERETAQIMKIEADRAQKERNVLAHQSSLLLAEVATDPDGRLLAVLQEVESLKRSLEEEQQRHVALIQGLQEKLEERESIAEFEILEEKLKLADAELEIAIQRSECAERSVARLEKTVQELEEKVKDLEFKAAQPPAPPLPPPPPPPPMFGVANATIKLLTREKNRGDGSSAVTDMENMLGITKKPAAVAQQPAIDDVISQIKGGRFTLKQTDKQREEERRRRQEAEAAPPAVSEMLTILGTMRRRAKPTRQSFKFADFNESTA; this is translated from the exons atgaataaaacacaGTTGGAAATTGTTTTGGCGTCCGAACCGCCTAGATCTGGATCAACTCCAGGTGCAGGCCAACAGCAATCCACGATAACGTCGCATTCTCATATTCCATTGCCAAAAGCATCGCCAACGAGTAAAGTATTGGACAGATATCCACCGGCGAGAAACCGGGATGTGCATCAGGATCACATAAATAATAGGGGAAACAATGGCGGAAACTTGAGGATTTCTCCTCTGGGAAATagaacaacgacaacgacgtcGGTGGCTCTTCATAGAGCTTCTTTTGAGAGAGGCGAAAGTAATCCGGGAATTCAACAATTTAGATCGAGGAATAATTCCTCGAATTCGAATAACGAGTTCAACAAAAATACTCAAGATGAAAAAACTACGCTTTGGAGAACGAATTCCAACGAGGGTAAAAGGGTGGAGTCGATTAGAAGCAGTCTCGAACTtaacaatgataaaaaaatactcaacAGAAGCAATAGTTTTATGGAGAGTAAATGGAAAACGAAGTACGAAGAttctgaaaaaagaagaaaactgcTCCTGCAAAAGAATGAATCTA CATTGAAGGACCATgcagatttggaaaaaaaatataaccagCTGCAAAGGCAGAATAATACCTTGCAGACTCAAGTTCAagacagagaagaaaaacttcaCAAGTTACGCACag TCTCGGAAGCCGTCTGCAAGGAATACGGACAATTGAAACGACAATATGACGTCGAGACAGGGGCCATGCACAAGGCAATGCAACAAGCCACTCAG TGGTACAAACAGAACAGGGAACTCAAAAGAAAGTCTCAGGTGCTCGCTCAGAAATTTCTGCAGGTGAATCCTGATGGAAtcatcgatatcgatatttcCGATGAAGTAGATTCGAATTCAGACGATGCTGAACAGTTGAGAGAGACCGTCAGAG AGTTAAGCGAGGAAGTAGCCAGACTGCAGACAGAATTGAATTTTGCAAAACTGCAGGAATTCGAAGCTCAAGAACAGGTCACCTTGCTTTCCGCGCAACTTGAAGAGGAGAGAACTCGCAAAGAAGAAG GTGAGGAGAAGATGAGGGACTTCCAGAAACAAAGGGAGAACATGGAACGAGTTACTCGCTTGGTAGCGGACGAGGTTCAGTCCTTAAAGGAGCAGTgcgagaaggaaagagaaactgctcaaataatgaaaattgaggcTGATAGG GCGCAGAAAGAGCGGAATGTTCTGGCTCACCAGAGTTCGCTCCTCTTGGCAGAGGTGGCAACAGATCCGGATGGACGTCTATTGGCAGTTCTGCAAGAAGTCGAGTCCTTGAAGCGTTCTTTAGAGGAGGAGCAACAGCGTCATGTAGCCCTGATCCAAGGGCTTCAGGAGAAATTGGAGGAGCGAGAATCCATTgcggaatttgaaattttggaagaaaaactCAAACTGGCTGATGCTGAGTTGGAAATAGCTATACAGAGGTCCGAGTGTGCTGAACGTTCCGTTGCAAGACTTGAAAAAACCGTCCAGGAGCTTGAAGAGAAGGTCAAGGATCTCGAGTTCAAGGCTGCTCAGCCTCCTGCACCACCATTGCCTCCACCcccgcctcctcctccgatGTTCGGAGTCGCAAATGCAACGATAAAACTTCTCACGCGAGAGAAAAACCGTGGAGATGGCAGTTCGGCGGTAACTGATATGGAAAACATGCTCGGCATCACCAAAAAACCAGCTGCAGTTGCTCAACAACCCG CTATTGACGATGTTATCAGCCAGATAAAGGGGGGCAGATTTACATTGAAACAAACCGAT AAACAGCGAGAGGAGgaacgaagacgaagacaGGAGGCTGAAGCTGCTCCACCCGCAGTTTCAGAAATGCTAACGATCCTAGGCACCATGCGACGAAGAGCAAAGCCGACCAGACAATCGTTCAAATTTGCAGACTTTAACGAGTCTACTGCATAG